Within the Montipora foliosa isolate CH-2021 chromosome 11, ASM3666993v2, whole genome shotgun sequence genome, the region CGACATTTTGTTAAAACGGCCACTTGAATGAAATCGTGTCAACTCTCTTTGTTTAAACTTCATTCACAAGAGATTTGTGTTCAGGTAATGTTCCGTCGAAAGGCTTTttagtgctttcttcttctctTTTAGGTTGGCGACAGATGCTTTGACGAAAAAATGTATGAAGCTGCCAAACTTCTGTATAATAACGTTTCAAATTTTGCCAAATTAGCTTCAACTTTAGTTCACTTAGGAGAATATCAAGCTGCCGTGGATGGTGCCAGAAAAGCAAACAGTACTAAAACATGGAAGGAGGTGTGTATAACAGTCGCATATGAAGCGTTGGTTTGTGTGGCTAAGGAAATCACTTGATTCTTTTTAGGGTGGTTGGTCGAAACGACACTGACGGTCTTCGGGCGGGAGAAGGCCGGTGCTCTGACCTCCACAAATCATTAGATATTTAGGTTGCTAGAAATGGTGGACCCAACATAGCCCATTGGGTATGGTGAAAACGCACCCAGCACGTTAAAATAAATGGGCCCACTATTATCATCCTTACTGGTTCCCGTGGTTGTGGCTCCGCGGAAATGATCTGAAACCTGCTTCTGGTTGCGATTACAACAATGTACAGCATCCAGAAGTCAATGGACAGTTGTTACTAGGTGTTGGAAGAAAGTAAAaaaggaagttaaaaaaattcttctCTTGTCCAAATGTTAcatttacgtttttttttttttcatgggtATTGTCATCCATTTTCAGTGCAAACATATCAAGTACGTGATTGCGGAATATATGAAAGACGTGTATTTTGAACTGCGGTAGTCATGATTCTAAATGAgcatgatcttcgcagttgagGAACTGAAACAGTTCCATGCAAACGAAACCTGAAACAAATCCAGGCTCAAACGGGACTCGAACTCATGACTGCAACATACCGAAAACATTGCTCTACCACTCGTCCCTCGTGCAATCTGCGATCTGATCAGTTGCGAGTTCGTAACTGATCCTGTACGACGTGAAAATATTCAGTAAGTAAACCCCTTCGAACggctggtatgtcggctgataatgtcTGCGGCTGAGAGATATGAATATttggccgagaagcgaagcCTCGAGGGCAAATACAAAATTTTGAGGTCAATCTCTCAGCCAAGGACACTGTCAACCAAcataccagcaagccagaaaggggtttatttataTTATAACGCActcattaattttcatatcgcGCAAAAAAACCGCTCGTAAAAAGTCAGTGTTAATCTGATGGAGATGCTTCGCATTATTTTGATATGCTTTTCAAAATTTGACGAGAACGAAATCGTGTCtgtcaaggaaaaaatcaaatcattttaattgTTTCTGCTAGTCGAGGGCTtttatttactaaatatatttGTCGGTACAGTTGCAGGAAGTTTCCTTTTTTGGCTTTAGCGTTTCTCATTCGCTAAAACACTTGATGCAAGAAGAGATTATTCATTTAAGttatcctttctttctttctttcaggtGTGTTTCGCTTGTGTGGAAGGAGAAGAGTTCCGTTTAGCTCAGATGTGTGGACTTCACATTGTTGTGCATGCTGACGAATTAGAAGAGTTAATCAATTTCTACCAGAATCAAGGCTACTTTGAAGAGCTGATATCCCTGATGGAGGCAGCATTAGGTCTTGAACGAGCACACATGGGCATGTTCACGGAATTAGCAATCTTGTATTCTAAATACAAACCCACTAAGATGAGAGAGCATCTTGAGCTCTTTTGGTCCCGGGTCAACATACCCAAAGTAAGTGGTTTTTAAGCGAAATTTAAGAAATTTCACCCGAACCGGAATGTCCTTCGGAGGCTGCACTGTTTGTTCTTTCCTGTTAAGTAAGAGAACTCAAAACCGATTTTACATTTTCACGCTGGAAACTGTACGATTTAGAAGGATTCCACTGCATCACCAAAAAGCTATGTTATGGTAGCAATTGAAACAAGAATTATTGCTGAGTATTGTCTTGTAATAGATAACCATAGCTACAACACCGTGACCCCCATAGTCTATTGCCGGGAAGTGATTAGCCGTTTAAAAAGCTGAGTGCAACTAAGTTTAAAATTACAGATTCTCCGTAGTGGTTTCAGGGCTACCATCATACTAGGAAAAATTAACGGTTCCATGCTTTTCCGTTTCTAAGGTGAGAAATAATTTGAAACATAATGATGTCTACACCATGCATTTTTGTCCTCGTGTTTAGGTTCTCCGTGCAGCCGAGCAAGCTCATCTGTGGTCTGAGTTGGTGTTTTTGTACGAGAAGTACGAAGAGTACGACAATGCTGTTCAGACCATGATGACTCACCCTACTGTGGCGTGGAAAGAGGCCCTGTTCAAAGATGTCATCTGTAAAGTAGCCAATATTGAACTGTATTACAAGTCACTGCAGTTCTACTTGGACTTTAGGCCAATGCTTATTAACGATCTCCTTATGGTGCTAACTCCCCGAATGGATCACACACGCGCTGTTACTTTTTTCAAGAAGGTAAACTCAGCCGCTTTAAGTAAAAGACGGAACGTTTGTCGCCTGAGAAGTAAATGTTAAGATGTAAACGTTTTGTTTATGCTTGTGAAATAGTATGTTAGTGGCAAGTCAAATGGGACATAACATCGTCAAAAATTACCACTGGCAGAAGGAAACCAGTTGACCCTGTAAATAGCGTGGAAAAATTCTGCTGTGGCCTACCGTGCGCAAATTGAGCCACTGACAAACCGGGAATCTCGCAGATTGTCTTTGTTCGCTTGGAAATGCTAACATTCTTCATTGTCTTCCAAGTTCAAATATTAAAAGATCTATCTTTTAAGCTGAACTTTGTTTAACAAGACATTGAGTAAAACTACTTTGACACCATTTATCGCATTTTGATTCTTTAGACATTCAGGGTAGTTGTCCATGCTATAAAATCCTAGCCATTCAAGAGTCAACCAAAATGCTTTTTGTATTCGTGAAAACTGCTTGGTAAATAATACAGGAAGTAGTTCGCTTATGGATGTCTCCACAATTTAGTTTAACTGGCCATCGCCGTTCACGTGaggcattttcttttttgtttcaggTTAACCATCTTCCTTTGGTGAAGCCATATTTGCGCTCAGTCCAAAGTCATAATAATAAAGCTATAAACGAGGCTTTGAATGATCTTTTAATCGACGAGGAAGACTACAATGGTCTCCGTGCATCCATAGATGCATTTGATAACTTTGACAACATCGCTCTTGCTCAACGGTTAGAGAAACACGAGTTGATCGAGTTTCGCCGCATTGCAGCATACCTTTACAAGGGCAACAATCGCTGGCAGCAGTCGGTGGAACTATGTAAAAGGGACAAACTTTATAAGGTCAGAgccttgtcttttcttttttgaaagtttctttggTGGGAATCGTTTGCTTCGTTTACTGTCCTGAGGTTTTCTAGGGGACATTGTGGACTGTAAGCTCTGTTTCAGAGCGTTTCTGAAGCTTTAAACTCGATGATTCAGGGACAGCCTTGACCTTAAAGGCCCCGTTCTTTTCACAGGAAAACTATTGTTTGgatttttaaaacaaacagcCATTTCAAGTGATTAAGTGAAGATTGAATTGATTTCAGTTGAACGCGAAGAATTTTGACTTAGGCTGATTCTGCTGGGGGCGTAATTAGGTAACTTCTGTTTTGCAGGATGCCATGTTATACGCCGCGGAATCGCGTAACTGCTCCATTGCCGAGGATCTAATTCACTGGTTTCTGGAAATAGGCAACAATGAGTGCTTTGCAGCCTGTCTTTTTATGTGTTACGACCTGCTCAGTCCTGATGTGGTGTTAGAACTGGCATGGAGACACAGCCTTGTTGATTTTGCTATGCCTTACATCGTGCAAGTCTTAAAGGAGTACATTGACAAGGTAATCGTTGCTTCTTCGTTGAATTATTAAGGCCTTTCAGCGGGTGCAAATGAGAACAAATACGAACTTTGGGCTGAGCTGTGAGTGGCGACCTCGACCTGTCCATTGCACCCGAAGTTTCCTTTTTAGTCAAGCGTATACGACTTTGAAGTCCAGGGACTTCATTGGACTGTAATTCTATTAACATTTAGTGAGAAATGTAACACAGGCCCCCTCGGTCGTCTCTGTGCAAGGCCACTATTTGTAAGCGGTTTTGATCGTTCGTATCCGCGAAGACTGGAAATTTGACCATTTTCAGTTGAAGGTAGCGCTTtatcttcatttattttaagacCTTAAGACCCGAAGTGCATGGAACGAATACTTTCTTCTCCATGCAAGATGGAGTGACGTGAAGTCTCGATTCATGACACCTTGTAGATTCTGTACTCTACAGAATAATACAAAATAAGCTTTCAACTTTGACGTTAATCCGCGGGATATTGGAATTGTTTCTAAAGTTCTAGTAGCTTTGTAAGGCGCATTTTTAAATTCCCAGAGGTTAGAAATCAGGAAGGCTCCTTTGCCCTTGCATTTGTGTCGATGAAGTCGCATCACGTTTCAAACTTGTTCGAAACCCTTGCGATcgcccccccttccccctcggTGTTCGTAGGATTACGCAGAAATCGCATTTGGTTCACACTTGCCTTTGAGACTTGACACTGAATAAAGTTCATCGTTGCGAATTACTGCGAGGCGAAAATTGCATCGAGACCCCGCGAGAAGTCTCAGTGGAAACGGACCTCCAGAAGACCGCTAGTTCCCATGGCTTCAGTAAGCAGTTACGACCATGCAATGCGTTTCCGTGTTTTTTAATACCAGGTTAACAAACTTGCCGTGTCAGAGGCTGAGAGGAAAGATCAAGAAGAGAGCAAGCAAGACCAACCCATCGTGTTCGGTATGGTGTGCAAAGtgttctgtttttttatttactaGTACTTGCTTGGAAAGAGAGGATTGTGTGACAAACCTTAAAATTCAGGTGACTGCATAGAATTATTAGCGTTTCGAGGATTTTAATTTAGTGTGGCATTGTCTGGTGTTTTCAGTTGGTACGAGGTAATCTGTAAGTTTGCCTTTACCTGTGACTGCTTAAAAAGACTGCTATGTTCCACTCCACTTGTTAGCTAAGGAGGATTTAAATATCATCATGACCTGAAATGATTGAATATTAGGGCGACGACAAGTAGATTCGCAATGGTTAATTAACTAGAATTACACTGGATTTAGTATCTGATACCTGTTCATTTGTTATGTGTTTTATGTTTAGGTGCCGATCAATTAATGATCACAGCCGGACCAAGCATGGTGCCAAACATTCCTGTGGTACCCGGTATTCCGCCCCAACAGTACCCTCCTGGGTACCAGATGCCGGGATACATGTAATCGGATTCAAATTTCCAAGAAACTTAATAGCTAGGCTTCCCATTTtgaggcatttttttttttatattctcaTCGGCTAACTGTTTACAGTGAAgcgaaattttaaattcagCGATAAGCAAGAAAATATTAAGTAGTGGAATTTGCATTGAATGGTAGAGAAGGAGGTGGAAGGCTTGTACTGTACGCTGTTTCTCTGAGACAAATAACATCTCAAggtttttgatttgattttcaccTAGTGCCTGTCAAGCCGTAGTTAACTTACCAATGTACGGGTAATAAACGTTATCCATAGTACAACTGGTTTTCGGCGTCAATTCTTCGTTATTTCGCTGTACGTAATTTAAAGGGCTTGTGGAGTCTAAAATGGTAAAGGAACACACCTGAAGGTGTCGACGTGAAGTCTATGTAAACTATGGTAATCCAGGGGTAAGGAAATATTGCTTTACTGCAACTGAGTGTATTTCGAAACCGGTCTGAGGTCGTAACCAACGACAGAATGAGGACTTCCGAATATCAAAGACGGGATCTGTTGGCAGATTATGACCGAGAATTTCTTTAGTATTTCGTCCCTATATCAAGATAACCGTCATTCTGACAACAGCAAGTGTCTGTGCTCGGGGTTTATTTGTGGCGGAAAAACTAACGAAGGAATTGAAGAATGCTGGCcttttttttgtcttatttaCGCATTGTGTGTAATATCTCTTATTTTATGAAGATACACAAAAGGAAACgtcagaggttatccctatcaagGACGCTCCCTGTGTTAAATATAAAAGAAGTTATACAATTTCAAATGTGAGAATTATTAAGAATTGactaaaaatttacaaaatcttACAAGGCAAGGACCAGGACTGGCCCAAGTACGCTACGTCGACGATCACCGTAAGGGACACTGTTTTCTACCAGTGATAGTCGTTTAGCCAGTTAAGAAGATTTCCACCAATTCCGTATCCCTTCGTCTTCAGCAGACGCTGATGAGGAACAGAATCGAATGTTTTTGTAAAGTCCATGCATCCACTTTATGCGATTAATTTCTTGCTTTGGCCCGTGAATGAAAAGTACCGAGTACTTGCGATAAACAAGAACGAAATTTCATGAAactaaagtgcctatgaaaacTTTTTCGTCCTTGTTGTCAGTCAGAGTAATTGTACCGACTTAAATTAAGTGACACAAGGTTATTTGTTCCATTCCGACATTAACGAGCATGGCTCCAAAACAATTTGCTATCGCCTCCGTTTGCAGTCTCGACTAACGCAATAGTAGTAACTGTTCTTTCTTTTCGGAATTGAGACTTCATAATCACCCCGCACTAGTTGCAATCAAGGCACTTTAATCGCGCCAGAACGCACTGTTTTACATGGAACGAGACCACGTTCCCAAGCAAAACGAACGACCCAAAATGTCTATTGCTTCGGATTGTGGTCTAGGGTTTTTTTCCGGAATCCTTTTAGTGTCTGCGCATTGTTCACAAACGCCAACAAAGCAAGGATTTTTACTAGCGCGGCCACCCTGTATACGCAGATTTCTTACAGAGTTgggagattttttttattttacacgGAGGCAGAAAAAGTATTTCACAGTAAAGTGGCGAGGAAGGTTAATCATTTAGAAAGTAGATTCCAGATTCCAGTCAAGGGGAACATTTCTTTGTTGCATGTAAGGGTTTCGCGAAATGAGTTATAAATTTTGTACAGCGAAGGGGAAGGAGGTTAAGTGAAGCGAGGGGTGTTTTATATTATATGAGGACAGCTCTCAGCAGAAACCCCATTTTCCTTTCTTGTCGAAGTTTGTCGTTGTAGCGCACCATAGCGCCTCTCTGTCTTTATTGATGCATGAAATGTAAGAGttgtttttgtaagtgaatGGGAAATGGCAGCACGAACCATCTGAATTCCCTCCTTGAGACTGTAGACACCCTGTTGGAAAAATTGACAACTGGTTAACTTGGGTTGAACATGTGAAGTAGCCTATAGGAGAACTACAAAAACATTACACGTAGCAAGCATTCGACCTAGTCCTACAAAGTCCTAAAAAAAACACTGTAGCTGTTTCTGAggtattagagagctttagattctaggacgagaacgactacgagtacgagattttctcataggaCTCCAAATCATTGATAATAGATGAGAGAGCGTCAACAAAAACGAGTTGGGGGAAAACTGATGAGAAATTGAGGGGTCCCCCAAAAATTTAGAGGTAAAAAGGGTAGTGTTTGAAAGATATATAATAAGGCGGGTACCTTATTAGCCAATGTAAACGCAATTAAACTAAATATAATTTTCAAGAgtgtaaaatggggttgacaggcctacaatGACTCCCTTGTACTTGGTCTggtttcattttcctttctctCGAggacatatttgaatggactcCTCTTTTAGGCGCTTCCAGTAGATTTCATTTAGCAATTGTTGTTGCTATATGAGACTTGAGATTTGGACCTTCATACTACTGTCacattttttccaagaaaatagttcgtcttgatgatatatttttagtttcctggtgttgattttctctgcAGCAGACCAGGGTTTTCATTTGAGGCCGGAGTCCGGACGTTTCTTCTAGTGGTTTCAcattccatgtccggtactttgatgccaatatttgagagtttgttttattttctaatatcatatattttttagttactttttaaagagaatttgagtgaactccagccttgcctgggaaagTGAGTCatgaaacactggaaacagccGTTCTGAATgttctattttaaaaatttcctgaGGGAGGGGGGTGTACCCAGACCCCCCCTCCCTACGTAGCGCAGCAGCGCCAAAAAAGTAAAGTCCGGTTCTTTtagaaatatgtccgctactttacaaaactgtcgaaaaccctCTCTGGAGTAATGTGAACGTGACCTTTTAGCCTCACAGTATTTTGGTCTCGACAAATTGACTTGTCGGTGGGAGAAGCGAGTGATTCTGCTTTTAACGCTTTGACCCGGCCCGCGGGATCTTTTTGTTCTCGAGCACCTGTTAGGTTGTGCCATGTATCAGTGAGATGGCTGGCTTTCTAAAGGCTTTGTTTGCGTTGCCTTTTTtgcgtttcttagcagatcgttatgctctTTGGTGTTTTTGCCTTAATTTTTTTCGCTCGTGCTTCTGACCTCTGCATCGTGTATTGGTTTGTGGCCACGAGTAAGGTTGGGGGTGTCTCAAACTTTAGGGATAGTAAAATGGGGCCCCTGAGAATATTTAATGATGCAGCAAGTAGGGGTCCaccaaatttttttaaatagtaGCTAATTTCTcgtctccccctccccccccccccccgaacaAGTTTATGTGAACGCTCCCTAAATATGCTTTTTATTGCTTTTCGGAAACCGTAAGTCTAgacttaaacagaaaaagcaaaaaactaAAAGTCtgttaaaatgttaaaatcTGGAAATACTGCGCAAGTCATCGCATGACATTGTCTTTTGAAGTTTCTTCTCATACAAAcaccttttttcaattttaaccaAGTTTGATGGCACACATTATTTGGAGGTTCCCTTCAACTGCGCCTTGAGCGTTTTGTCCTTGTGAAGATGAATCAGCATGGCAGAGCCAAGTAAAGACAAAGGCACACACTGATCTTATAGCGCAAAGCTCAGAATAGCCAACCGTTCTTTTACAAATGTGTGTTTGGTTGTGTTTGCAGAAAACTGCTTTCTGTGGAGTTAAATCAAGGACGACGCAGTCGAAGGTTACGAGAATCGtataaaaacattttctgtcTGAGTAATAATTTCACGATTTGAAAAGTGTGTATCAACTCGGTGTGGATGTtttgagagaaaattgaaaatttatcgcCAGGTGTGCAGAACCGCAAATTTTGGTAAcgtcacgtcgttgtcaggaccaGAAAGACTAAGAAATGATGCAAACTGCACACGCGGAGCGTGAagagcctttgtttttttgttgtttcagtaaacttattgttttgtggcgttctcgtaacCGTCGTCGTCGAGCTTTTACGACTTCTTCATTATCTGTAAGAATCGATAGTTTGCATCGATGCAAACTGGGTTTTGACTTTTGTGGGCTGAATCCGGGCCTCGCCAAGGTCAGCTAAAACTTGTAACATGGATAAAGCTGTCAAATTCAATTGACTTCCGAATGGCGATGGTTTGCCTAGGCCGGATATGATTAGGTTTGAACTTTAGCTATGTAACGGCTTGGCAAATAGTATGACATGCAATCAATAACGCATGTGCATTGTCTATCTTACCATTTTGATGCTCGGATGCTGCAGTTGTCACTGTAACATTCATAAACGTATCATCACAGTCAAAAGGAAGAATAGAAATGGATTCCTGGCCTTCCAGTAAAAGTTGACTTGATTTCTCTGCCAGAGCTTCTGCATGGTAAACGACTGGTTTGTTTTGGTTCGCGACCATAGTTTTCAGTTTATAAATGTTTCCTGGTACCACAAATCCCTTGAATGATGTCTTCGATATGGTTTTCCAGATCCTTATTGGcttattgtatttatttatgaaaatcaCACTCACACAGCTCACTGAAACGAAATAATTCGACGAACTGTCCATCTTGTAGCAAGAGTCCACGGGCACTTAAGTCAGGTGGGCAGCGTAGTGTAGGCGGACATGAACCGTGCGCCCTGGTTGACCACTCAATGCCCGAGGATTCTGAGTACGATATCGCAATATCCAGGGGGCTACTGTTTGCCTAGCTTGAtgatatacaccttattccaaaatggccgccattttagtattcgtTTGTTGCTTGCAAATTAAAACTTTTTGCCTCGTTCTTacacttaaaattcaaaagaatatgtaaccttgaacgaggcaacaaaggctaatttgcatgcaaacaaaagaattacTAAAattgtggccattttggaataaggttaGAAAGCATGGTTAtattaatttttcgaaaatccACAACGAGGCATACATTTGCAAACATTTGGGAAGGCCATAATGCATTTAACAAGCAGTAAATATGAACAGCTGTGAGGAAGATATGATCAATAACTTTGCTTTCGGCTTTTAGAGCGAATCCCTTTCTTGcagtaaaaataaaatgttaaacTGAGTACAAATACAAACAAAACCTAAAATGAGAGGAAAGAATTTAACTTTGGGACCAAGCTCTTACCAGCGAACTTGCGATCCTTTGCTTTTTTCGCCTCTTTGAAGAATGGGAGACACTCAATGTTCAACAGTAACATAAAGAGTACTAGATAACGGAAATGTATCATTACAAACAAATCAGTCAAAGTCTATAACATTTGAAGAAATGTCTTCATTTATCCACAGTGTCATGCCGTCATGTTGAGATTCATCACCTCAAGTTACCTCAAGGTAAACTGAGTTTGAATCAATATTTCATTGTACAAATTTACAAGCACCTGTTGACCGGCTCTTTACTGTCACCTTGTCATGGTGTTGAGAGTGCGACCACACAACTGAGCCGGAATtattggaagaaaaaaacaacctcTTCGTGTAGCGATGTAAATACAAATAATTTAAGGCCTTGATTTTCAGTCACATGGAGCGAAGGTCATGACGTTATTGCGGCCAAACGAAGTGGCAGCCCGGCCAAAGAAAACTCTATTTTGAAGCAaacatttccttttattttggtTAGAAAGCATGAACGCTGGTTACGGGGATGAATAGTCTCTGCGATAAACATTTTTACAGAACCTCCACGCTTAACTCGAGAAATAAAAGACTTTTCACGGTCTTCTACCTATTATAGGACGCCGGAGCAAACACACTCACGATTTCCTGAATTGAAGGCATAGCCTGAACCCGAAACGGAAAAGTCGACGTCTCCTTTGATCTTCCTTCGCACTTTGATCACTAACTGCAGGTTCTTCTCCAAGTGACAAACTCAGTTGATGCGACTTTATATGATGTACCACTGAATGTctcaaattaaagaaaataaatgtatttttgtATGCATCTATCGATATTTAGCAGtgtaatgttcccgtgagaaTGATCTGGGATAAGCTATTGTAGTTTCTCGGCAACGAACATACGAAAATACCTTACTAGTGAATATACTAAGAAACTGATTCATGCATTTATAATCAGTAGGTTAGACTATTGCAAcagaaaggacaactgaaaaatcagagtccttgTTAGGGACTCTGCCTTGGACTccgatttttcagttgtcctttctgGCAATAGTCTAACCTACTGGTTATAAATGCATGAATCAGTTTCTCAGTACATTCACTAGTAAGGTATTTTCGTCTGTGTCGGATATTATATAGATAAAAGAATGCGCTACCACAGGTCTTTGTCATATGCATTGCCATATCCATGTGCGAGTCAAATCAGGAACCCCAATTTTTCGCCGAGTGTACAGCCGAAGATTACATCAACGTCTCCAACCCTAATACTGCTAACAGACAGGTTAGATAACTGCTTGCTCGTGCCAATCACCAGAAACTCGGTCTTATCATCATTCAACATCAACTTCTCTTCTTAA harbors:
- the LOC137977737 gene encoding uncharacterized protein — protein: MIHFRYLVLFMLLLNIECLPFFKEAKKAKDRKFAVSCVSVIFINKYNKPIRIWKTISKTSFKGFVVPGNIYKLKTMVANQNKPVVYHAEALAEKSSQLLLEGQESISILPFDCDDTFMNVTVTTAASEHQNGCLQSQGGNSDGSCCHFPFTYKNNSYISCINKDREALWCATTTNFDKKGKWGFC